From the Paraflavitalea soli genome, the window CTGTTAAATACTTCTACTTTAGTAAAGCGTTTTATTCCCAGCAACATCATCCTTTGTTCATCGCCTTCCGCAAATGCATTGATGGCATCCTTACCATATTTGTTGATCTTATCGGCAGCATCATACAGATAAGTACGCATGATGTCGAGTTCAAACTGGCAGGCAGCTTCTCCTTTGCGGTCAGCCAGTTTGATAGCCCTCAATAAAGCGCTTTCTGCATTAAAGGTCTCAATAGCCATATCGGCAATGTGCATCAATACTTCCTGCTCGCTTTCAATCTTCATCATCAGTTTTTGCACAGCAGCGCCGGCTGTCATCAGGATGGCTTTCTTGAAGTTGGCAATGGCCTTCTTTTCTTTAGCAAAAGCTTCTTCTTCGCCGCTGCCAAAATCAGGAATACTCATCAGTTCCTTCTGCACAGCCATGGCAGGTCCCATAAGATCCAGGCGACCCTTCATGGCACGCTTGAGCACCATATCCACTGTCAGCAGCCGGTTTATTTCATTGGTGCCTTCATAGATGCGGTTGATGCGGCTATCGCGATAGGCTTTTGAAATTATATATTCATCGCTGTATCCATTACCACCATGCACCTGTACGCCTTCATCTACTACAAAATCCAGCATCTCACTACCAAATACTTTCAGCATTGCACACTCAATGGCATATTCTTCTGCAGCACCCAATAAAGCTTCATTAAAGGGCTTACCGGAAGTAAGCAACTCCTGTTCTTTGTCGTCAATCCATTTAGACGTACGGTATAGGGCACTTTCTGCTACCCACATTTTGATGGCCATTTCGGCCAGTTTGTGTTTAATAGCCCCAAAGTTGGCAATGGCAGTCTTAAATTGTTCGCGTGTAGTAGCGTACTGAATCGAAGTATTGGCAGCTCTTTTAGCCCCGCCTAATGCAGCAGCACAGAGCTTCAAACGCCCTATGTTGAGGATATTGAAAGCAATGATGTGCCCCTTACCTATTTCGCCCAATACATTCTCCGCAGGTACTTTACAATCCTGGAAGTACAATTGAACGGTAGAAGAACCTTTAATGCCCATTTTGTGCTCTTCCTGCCCCTGGGTGAATCCTTCAAACCCACGCTCCACTATAAAACCTGTGAACTTATCTCCATCTACTTTGGCAAATACGGTATACACATCGGCAAAGCCGCCATTGGTGATCCAGCATTTCTGTCCGTTCAACAGGTAATGCTTACCATCAGCACTCAATTTAGCGGTTGTCTTAGCTCCCAATGCATCACTGCCGCTATCAGGCTCGGTAAGGCCATAAGCACCTTTCCATTCGCCGGTAGCCAGCTTGGTAATATATTTTTCCTTTTGGGCATCGGTACCAAAATATAAGATCGGTAAGGTTCCGATACCAGTATGAGCAGCTACAGCCACGGAGAAAGAAAAGCCTCCACCCAATCCCTCATTGACGAGGGTAGAGGTGATAAAATCTTTACCGAGACCTCCATAGGCTTCAGGGATGGAAGACCCCAGCAAACCCTGCTCACCAGCCTTGGCTACCAAGGAAGGCATGAGTCCCGGCTCCAGTTTGTCAATACGATCAATCACCGGCAGTATTTCTGCATCGAGGAAGGACGTACACATATCTTTCACCATCTGCTGTTCTTCGTTAAAATCTTCCGGGATAAATGTATCAAAAGCAGAACCTTCTTTGATCAGCCATTCGCCGCCTTTCAAACTTGTGTTTTGTTGTGTTGCGCTGCTCATAAAAAATGTTTTATATTGATTTAATTCATATGGTAAATAGCAGACTCTTCTATTTCAGGTTGTCATACACTATTTGCAATACTTCTTTACAGATCTCAATGCGTTCGGGTGGTACTCCCTGCAGGGCTTCATTCAATGTTTCCTCGGCCAATCCCATACTTTGTTCCTGCAGCTTTTGTGCCTGTTTGGTGAGAAAGATCAGGTTCATGCGACGGTCGGCATCTGACGAGACCCTTTTCACCAGTTGCAATTTCTCGAGGTTATCTACGAGCCTTGTAATACTGGGCTTGTCACGGAAAGTGGCATTGCACAGTTCCTGCTGGCTAATACCATCCTGCTTCCACAAATGATATAATACACTCCACTGCTCGATGGTTACATTGAGTTCGGCGGTATTGAATTTCTTCTGCAGCCGACGTGCAATAGCAGTTGATGCTTTACCGGTAATAAAGCTGTAGAGCTCTCCTTTTCTAAATTGGTTGTTTGACATATAGTTGTTTATACAACTATTCAAACTTACGGAATTTCCTGCTCCCGGGCAAGTTTTTTGCGGCTAATAAATTATTAAGGGTAAACCTGTATAACCCTTGTTAGTCATATGCGCAAAAAAGATTGCCTATTGGACATAGATCAAATTCGTGGCAAATAATGTCATTTTATCGATCCGACTCAGCGAAGGGGACACAAAATCGTTAGATTCGTCTTCCCACCCCGTTTATTGATCGTACCCACTTCTGGTACCACTATCCTGTTTCTTTGCCCCATGACCTAAACCTGCAAACATGAAATATTTTTACCTGGCCCTTTTGTGTGCCTCCTGCTGTACTGTAAGTTTTGCACAGAATATGAGGATGGTTGCTATCGGATCTTCCACTACAGGCGGTACTGGCGCCAACCCAGCAGACAGCGCCTGGGTGAACCGCTTTACCTACTATTATAAAAACCAACTGGGCATAGTGGATATTGTTTATAACCTTGGCTGGGGCGGCTCCAGCTGTTACAGAGGAATGCCATCCAGTTATTCGCCGCCGGCCGGCCGGGAAGGACCAGATCCTTTCAATAATGTTAGCAGGGCTGTAACACTGCTCTCGGGCATGGCTATTCCCGCCAATGGGGTGGTGATCGTCAACTACCCTACCAATGGCTATATTACTTACAGCATTGCCGAGATCATGAATTGCCTGCAGGTTATCTATGATTCAGCCACCAGGCTTGGCAACAAGTGCTATATCACCACTACACAGCCACGCAATGATGCTGGCTTCAATAATCCTGTTATCAAACGCAAACTGGCGGATATCAAAGACTCCATTATCAATCGTTTTTCTGTAGGCAATACCATCAATTTCTGGGATGGCATGTTCAATCCGTCAGATACATCAATCCTGCCAATCTATGCAGCAGGTGACAATATTCACTTTAATAATGCCGGTCACCGGGTATTATTTGAAAGGGTGAAAGCTAAAAACGTATTCAGTGCGATCCTGCCCATCAAGCTGCAGCAATTCACAGGCACTATACAGGATAAAAAAGTTATTCTGAAGTGGACGGTCGATCAGGATGATCCGGCTGGCTCATTTACCATCCAACGTAGTGCTAACGGACAGGACTTCGAGTCACTGCATCAGCAACCCGTGACCAACCAGGCAGGCACTCATACTTACACATTCACCGATCAAACACTCTTACCGGGAACCAGTTACTACCGCCTGGCTATCCGGGAAAGGGATCATACTGATTACTCAAAAACAGTTACGATCAAAGCTGCATTGCCGGCTTTGACGATAAAACGCCTGTACCCCATCCCAGTCACTAAAAGACTACTGCTGGAACTTGTTGCAGAAAAAGCGCAGCCGATCACCATTGACATTATCACCAGTGGCGGTATGCTCATACAGCGTACTGCACGCCAAATAACCAATGGCATCAACTATTTGAATGTGCCAGTGGCGCAACTAGCCACCGGCATGTATTATGTGCGGATCAATTGTGCGGGCAACGAACCGCTTATCCGGGCATTTAACAAATAAAGCATCGTGATCAGATACTTACTGATAATGTTGTAGTTTTATTGCAGTCTGTATATGCAAACTGCTTCAATTAACTATAAGTCGTCACAAATCAATTACTCCTATGGTGGCAGTGGGGAAAAACTGCTGCTATGCCTGCATGGTTATGGGGAATCGGAAAAAAGCTTTCGGTTCCTGGAAACCTACCTGCCTGCAGGTTACCGCATCCTCGCTATTGATCTGCCCTTCCACGGAGAAACACAATGGCATGAAGGGCTTCATTTCACTACCGACGACCTTCTTGCTATCATCGACAGCATTTGCCGGCAACATACTGGCTACACTGGCCGATTGACCATTGCCGGTTTTAGCATGGGTGGAAGAGTTGCGCTAAGCCTGTTGGAAAAAATACCGGCACAAACCGACAAGGTACTACTGATGGCATCCGACGGTTTAAAGGTTAATATCTGGTACCGCCTGGCCACCCGTACTATAATAGGTAATCGCTTTTTCCGGTATACTATGCACCGGCCACAATGGTTTTTCTTATTACTAAAAATAGGCGATGCCATAGGGCTTATCAATCAAAGTGTTTATAAGTTCACCCGCTATTATATTCATGATAAACAGGTACGGGAAGATCTGTATAAGCGCTGGACCTGTATGCGGTACATCAGGCCTCATCTTCCCGGAATCAAAAGGTCTGTAGTGCAATATGCTATTCCTGTTCGTTTGTTGTATGGGCAATATGACCGTATAATACGGTATGAAAGGGGAGAAAAATTCCGTTCTGGTATTGAATCTTTCTGTACGTTGCGGATAATTCCAACCGGTCACCAGGTGTTACAGGAAAAAAATGTGCAGGTGATCCTTGAATTATTACAATTTTAAATCCGTTCAATCAATTTCCTGTACATGCCAATATTCCTCTTCATATTTTTCTTATTGATGGTGGGATATGCCATCCTTATCAATTTTTACCACCGGTCGTGGAACCGGCTGCAATCCTTCAAGTTGCCTCCCGATACAAAACCTTCCACCTTCATCTCCGTTATTGTGGCGGCCCGAAATGAAGAAAAAAATTTACCGGCCTTATTGGATTCACTGAACAATCAACGCTATCCTCAGTCATTGTATGAAGTGATCATTGTAAACGACCACTCAACGGACAATACCTGGTCCATATTGCAGCAAGCCGCTTATCCTGAATTAAGACTAAGGCCGCTTAACCTGTCGGCCTATATTAACAAAGATGAAACCAGCCGGTCGTTTAAAAAAAAGGCTATTGAAACAGGTATACAACAATCGAATGGCAGCCTGATCGTTACAACCGATGCAGATTGCCGTTTTGGTGAACACTGGCTGGAGAGCATTGCTGCTTTTTATGAATCCACGCAGGCAAAGTTCATTGCAGCGCCCGTAAAAATAATAGCCCGGCCCACCCTGCTGGGTATTTTTCAATCGCTGGACTTTATCACCTTACAAGGCATAACCGGGGCTTCGGTATCACAGCGTTTCCACTCTATGTGCAATGGTGCTAACCTTGCCTATGAGAAAAAAGCATTTGAGGAGGTCAATGGATTTGAGGGGATTGATAATATTCCTTCGGGGGATGATATGCTACTCATGCATAAGATCTATAAAAAATATCCCGAGCAGGTATTTTACCTGAAAGCCAAAGAAGCCATCGTGTCTACTGATCCGGCATCCAGCTGGAAGGCGTTCTTTCACCAGCGCATTCGCTGGGCCAGCAAGGCAGACAGTTACGACGATAAGCGCATTTTCTGGACGCTCCTGCTGGTATACTTAATCAATGTTTGTTTTTTAGTAGCTGCCGTAGCTGCTTTTTGGCATAACATCTGGCTATTCTTTTGCCTGATCCTGTTATTGGCGAAAGTGCTGATCGAATTTCCTTTCGTACATTCAGCAGCCATCTTCTTCGACCAGGGCTCGCTGATGAAGTATTTTCCTTTTTTACAACCCATACATATTCTATATACTATTATTGCAGGATGGCTGGGCAAGTTTGGAAAATATGAATGGAAGGGGAGGGTAATCAGGAAGCAGGCTTAAGTTTACAAAACACTATTTTCACCCATGGCTACTGCCACTACACGTTCTACCTGGCGACGACTGAAGCGTAACAAAGGCGCCCTATTTGGCATTGTGATCATCATATTGGCCTTATTCGTGGCATTACTGGCCTATGTACTAGCTCCTGATGGTACACCCAATGCCAACAGGATGATCGTAGAGATTGGCGGACAAAAGCCTGGTCATAAACAACAATTCCTCCTGCTCCCCAAAGAACGCTCTTTTGAAAAAGTATCTTTTTTTACACGCCTTATGAGTGGCCGGGAAGACCGGTATCAATACATCCCCATCAGCAGCTATACCAAGACAAAGGACAGCCTCATTATTCAGCAATTTATAGATGAAGGAATTACGGAGCGGATAGCCTATCCCTATTCTGCCACCAGTTTTCATGATGGCTATTCAAACGGGATGGTTAATATCATCACCCAAACATTTTACCTGGGTACGGATAAATACGGCCGCGATATCCTTAGCAGGCTATTGGTAGGGGTACGTGTAAGCCTGAGTGTAGGATTGGTGACGGTATTGATATCCCTGAGCATTGGGGTATTGCTGGGCTCGCTGGCTGGGTATTTCAGGGGATGGGTAGATGATGCCATTATGTGGTTTATCAATGTTATCTGGAGTATTCCTACTTTATTACTGGTATTCGCCATTACCCTTATGTTGGGAAAAGGCTTCTGGCAGGTATTCATAGCTATTGGTCTTACCATGTGGGTCAATGTAGCGCGCATCATACGGGGTCAGGTATTGAGTGTACGTGAAATGGAATATGTGGAAGCTGCGCGTGCATTGGGATTTTCTCATCCACGGATCATTGTACGTCATGTGCTGCCTAATGTAATGGGTCCTGTAATGGTGGTGGCCGCCTCCAACTTTGCATCGGCTATTGTGATTGAAGCGGGCCTCAGCTTCCTGGGTGTGGGTGTGCAGCCTCCGCAACCGAGCTGGGGCTTAATGATCAAGGAGAACTATAATTTCATTATTACCCATAATCCTATGCTGGCCCTGGCCCCGGGTTTTGCTATTATGCTGCTGGTACTAGCATTCAATATGCTAGGCAACGGACTAAGAGATGCCTTGCAGGTAAAAGCTTAAAATGAAAAAGTCCGGGATAACCGACTTTTGTCAGCAAGCCCGGACATGTATGAATTTGTTTCTATTTATTTTCTGGAATAACGGTAGCTGCCAGTCCACTTATTGGATGCACAGCTTTTAGAGGTAATCGTAATCTTTACAATACTGGGAGTTGCAGATGGGGTATTGGTAATACTGAAATTACTGATCGC encodes:
- a CDS encoding acyl-CoA dehydrogenase family protein — its product is MSSATQQNTSLKGGEWLIKEGSAFDTFIPEDFNEEQQMVKDMCTSFLDAEILPVIDRIDKLEPGLMPSLVAKAGEQGLLGSSIPEAYGGLGKDFITSTLVNEGLGGGFSFSVAVAAHTGIGTLPILYFGTDAQKEKYITKLATGEWKGAYGLTEPDSGSDALGAKTTAKLSADGKHYLLNGQKCWITNGGFADVYTVFAKVDGDKFTGFIVERGFEGFTQGQEEHKMGIKGSSTVQLYFQDCKVPAENVLGEIGKGHIIAFNILNIGRLKLCAAALGGAKRAANTSIQYATTREQFKTAIANFGAIKHKLAEMAIKMWVAESALYRTSKWIDDKEQELLTSGKPFNEALLGAAEEYAIECAMLKVFGSEMLDFVVDEGVQVHGGNGYSDEYIISKAYRDSRINRIYEGTNEINRLLTVDMVLKRAMKGRLDLMGPAMAVQKELMSIPDFGSGEEEAFAKEKKAIANFKKAILMTAGAAVQKLMMKIESEQEVLMHIADMAIETFNAESALLRAIKLADRKGEAACQFELDIMRTYLYDAADKINKYGKDAINAFAEGDEQRMMLLGIKRFTKVEVFNSKDARRRIADKLIKDNKYPL
- a CDS encoding MarR family winged helix-turn-helix transcriptional regulator; its protein translation is MSNNQFRKGELYSFITGKASTAIARRLQKKFNTAELNVTIEQWSVLYHLWKQDGISQQELCNATFRDKPSITRLVDNLEKLQLVKRVSSDADRRMNLIFLTKQAQKLQEQSMGLAEETLNEALQGVPPERIEICKEVLQIVYDNLK
- a CDS encoding alpha/beta fold hydrolase, with the translated sequence MQTASINYKSSQINYSYGGSGEKLLLCLHGYGESEKSFRFLETYLPAGYRILAIDLPFHGETQWHEGLHFTTDDLLAIIDSICRQHTGYTGRLTIAGFSMGGRVALSLLEKIPAQTDKVLLMASDGLKVNIWYRLATRTIIGNRFFRYTMHRPQWFFLLLKIGDAIGLINQSVYKFTRYYIHDKQVREDLYKRWTCMRYIRPHLPGIKRSVVQYAIPVRLLYGQYDRIIRYERGEKFRSGIESFCTLRIIPTGHQVLQEKNVQVILELLQF
- a CDS encoding glycosyltransferase, whose amino-acid sequence is MPIFLFIFFLLMVGYAILINFYHRSWNRLQSFKLPPDTKPSTFISVIVAARNEEKNLPALLDSLNNQRYPQSLYEVIIVNDHSTDNTWSILQQAAYPELRLRPLNLSAYINKDETSRSFKKKAIETGIQQSNGSLIVTTDADCRFGEHWLESIAAFYESTQAKFIAAPVKIIARPTLLGIFQSLDFITLQGITGASVSQRFHSMCNGANLAYEKKAFEEVNGFEGIDNIPSGDDMLLMHKIYKKYPEQVFYLKAKEAIVSTDPASSWKAFFHQRIRWASKADSYDDKRIFWTLLLVYLINVCFLVAAVAAFWHNIWLFFCLILLLAKVLIEFPFVHSAAIFFDQGSLMKYFPFLQPIHILYTIIAGWLGKFGKYEWKGRVIRKQA
- a CDS encoding ABC transporter permease, translating into MATATTRSTWRRLKRNKGALFGIVIIILALFVALLAYVLAPDGTPNANRMIVEIGGQKPGHKQQFLLLPKERSFEKVSFFTRLMSGREDRYQYIPISSYTKTKDSLIIQQFIDEGITERIAYPYSATSFHDGYSNGMVNIITQTFYLGTDKYGRDILSRLLVGVRVSLSVGLVTVLISLSIGVLLGSLAGYFRGWVDDAIMWFINVIWSIPTLLLVFAITLMLGKGFWQVFIAIGLTMWVNVARIIRGQVLSVREMEYVEAARALGFSHPRIIVRHVLPNVMGPVMVVAASNFASAIVIEAGLSFLGVGVQPPQPSWGLMIKENYNFIITHNPMLALAPGFAIMLLVLAFNMLGNGLRDALQVKA